The region TAGACCTTTTCAACAACTGAGTTCAACTCTGTATTAGATCCTCTAAATTCTGTCACCCTGTGCCTGTCCTGCACTCTCACCGTCTCACCACATGGTTACCCGTGCACAAAACCAGATTGTTAAGCCTTGATTGTTTCATGATGGTAGAGTGAAATATCCTGTCTCTCATGCTCTACTGGTTGTGACAGATTTAGCCCTTGATGAACCTACATGCTACTCTAATGCTATCAAAATCCCTGAGTGGCAGCAAGCCATGCAAGCAGAATTCAATGCTCTACTCCAGAACCATACATGGACCTTGGTTCCTCCAACAACTGCTACCAATCTTGTGggatgcaaatgggtgttcAAACTAAAACGTAAGGCAGATGAATTTATTAAAAGGCATAAAGCTCGGCTTGTGGCTAAAGGTTTCTATCAACAGGCTGGTCTCGACTATGGAGAAACTTTCAGCCCGGTCGTTAAACCTACCACCATACGGACGGTGTTGTCCATTGCTTACTCTCATGGTTGGGAAATGCAAAAAATCAATATTCAAAATGCATTTTTGAATGGATTTCTAGCTGAATCGGTGTATATGTCACAACCACAAGGGTTCTCTCACCCCTCCCTACCGAATCATGTGTGCAAGCTCCACAAGGACTTCTACAGCTTGAAGCAAGCACCAAGGGCCTGGTTCTCACGTCTTAGCACCAAACTGTGTGAATTGGGATTTGTTGGCTCTAAGGTGGATTCTTCCCTCTTTATTTTACGCTCTGCATCACTGACTACGTTTATCATAGTTTAGGTTGATGATATTATCATCGCTGCCTCTGTTCCAACAGCTATTAGTGATCTCTTGCAGCAACTATGGATGTCCTTTGTGGTAAAGGATCTCTCAATGGGCTGAACTTTTTCCTTGGTGTAGAAGTCATTCCCGTGCAATCTGGTCTTCTGCTCTCTCAACGCTGCTACATTATGGACTTGCTCAAGTGCACCAACATGCTTGAAGCTAAGCCCATCTCTTCCCCGATATCTTATCAGCATTTGCTGGAGACCCAATGGAGGACCCCTCGGTCTATCGTAGCACGGTAGGTTCCTTACAATATCTTTCACGAGACGTGACTTAGCCTTTGCAGTAAATCGTGTGTGTCAATTCATGCACAAACCTTCTAAGCTCCAATGGCAAGCAATCAAAAGAATCCTCCATTATCTGAAGAACACGATTTCTCACGGACTCCTACTCGCTTACATGCATCCACACTTGAAGCCTTCTCGGATGCTGATTGGGCAAGGTGCCCCGATGATTAAAAATTAACTGGCAGCTATTGTGTATTTTTGGGATCCAACTTAATCTCATGGAGCTCTAAGAAACATCCTACGGTGTCCAGGTCAGGTACGGAGGCCGAGTATAAATCTATTGCAAACACAACTGCTAAACTGTTGTGGCTCCAGTCTCTTCTCTGTGATCTTGGTGTGCAGCTTTCTTCCCCACCAAAGTTgtggtgtgacaacattggggCAACATATTTAGTAGCAAATCCCATGTTCCAGGCTAGAACTAAACACGTGGAAATCGACTTCCACTTCATTTGTGACCATGTTGCTGACAAGTCTCTGCAAATTCTATTCATCCGAGCAAGGACCAACTAGTTGATGTCCTCCAAACCAATTGTCTCTACTCGGTTTCATTGGTTCCGTCCCAAGCTCAATGTGCATCTTGTCCCGTTGATCTTAAGGAGAGATGTTAAAGCACACAACCTCTTATCCAAGAATTCAAATATTGAAAGACTCTTATCTTCAACTAAAGATAAGAGCACACAATCAAATACTTCCGATATCTCCTTATCAATAAGAGATAACGTAGCTTGAATTGTAACAGAATAGCATATAGATCAAACCTCTATCTATGTATATCTTTACTCATGTACATCTCATAGTTAGAGTATATCTCCATCTCTGTACCTCTCGTAGGTAGAGGTAATCCCGATAACAAACTCTTGTAATCCTTGATTATAAATACAAGTGGAAAGCAACCAATAGAGATACGGTTGAAACAATATTCAATAGAGAAGTCTAGTTCTTATAAAGACCAACTCAAAAATCAAGGTGCTCACTGATGACTAGACAACTGTAACAAAATATATGGAACACACAAGCCCTGTCTTGTCAGCATTGTCAAAGTACTTTTGGCTTGTCAAAATAGTAGGAAGGTTCAAAAATGTTTCCCAAATGGTGCCATATAATTAAGACCGTTCAGCAAAATGGCAACTACAAATCTCAAACCCAATAGACAGGGAAAAACAAGTGTCTGCAACCCAATTTCCAACAACCAGTTTTCCCACCACAATatcaattttcatcaaattggacAGCTGCCACAGATGCCCCAATCTTGATACAAAGCAATCTCTAATAATTCCAACAATTCAGTCAAATTCCAATGCCTTATACTGCAATCCAACTAAGACATTAGACACTAAAATTATCCAGTCACAGCATTGAACTTGCCAATAATATTGAGAGCTATTAAGAACACCCGATATACACTATTTCTACCAAAAATGACCAGTATTTAGTGCTTGTGTGATGatataaataaatgatttaagaaaaaatgggtagacccaaaaagaaacaaaaggctCACCCAGGTACAACATGCTTCATGACAATCCCACCCAACCTCTCCGGATACACCGAAACCCGATGCCACTGTACCGCACACCGATTGGCGTACTCCCTTGGATCCTCATCATCCAACGGCCTCCGGTTGTTGCGAATCCCACCTGTCCCGAGCGAAAACATCGTTACTGTCCTCCCACTCCTCAGCTTCTTCTGCAACGGCCTCTGCCCCACCTGCCCCACCAATATCGCCTACAAAACCCCTCACCTCACATCACCAATCGAAAACCAAAACCAGTTTTTCAGTTCCCAACAAGTTCCAATCGATCAAAATACTCCCCGACTACAATTGGTATAAATACGGTAGCGAATCAATGTAAATAAGTAAAACAGAGCGAATCAACGTACCtcgtaataaaaataaataaataaataaaaccctaacccattACCCgccaatcaaaaaaattacctaaaatTCACAACGAAAACGGAAATGAATAAAAAGGGTGAGGAGTGAGAAGAAAGAATAGTGATTGGGCGTGAGTGAATGTACCTTATAGATGCCAACATCGAGGCCGTTCTCGAGGGGGCGATCGTATACCGTGCGTTCTTTTGGTGTTTGCGATGGCGAAGATTGTTGAGATAATGGGGGGTCTGCGTCGGTGTCGGAGTTGAGGGCGAGCTGCTCGGAGTCGTCCAAGTGAGAGAGGTGGTCGGTGCACAAGGACATAGAGGACAGGTAATGGGTGCCCGGCTTAGCGTTTGGGAGCAGAGAGCGGCACAGCCTCCGCGAGAACGTCGCCATTGAGTTTGCCATTTTCTTTCTCACTGATTTTTGGAAAAGGGAAACGGAGAAGAGGGGTTTGGAGGAGCTTAAACCCTACAGCTAGCGCTCGCATTTTTTTGTGCACGTGGCGCAACGCCATTGGTGTAAtggattgaaaaataaataaataataaatgagaGGAATTGAATGAGCCTGTGAggacattcttttttttttttctttttcactaaAGTTAACCATCCCCTTAACTTTCGTTGCTTTTAAAAATCTTGGATTCAGCTTCTATCCAGCTTTCAGTGGAGGATGCTGCTGGTAGCCCTCCATGCATGGCTGAGAACATTCTCCCCCCTTATTCGGGTGATGCTGCTTCGGTTGATCAGGTTGATCAGGTGGACCCTGGCCCTCTCAATCTCCCATCAGACAGCGCCCCTAAGGctttagggtccgtttgagtttacgatttcaaaaagtgcgatttgaaataacgattttaaaatgtgcgatttgaaaaaagtgatttttaaaagcgCAGTTAAGTGTtaggcaaaatcgcagtttagcctttaaaatcgctaatttacctttaaaatcctgcgttttcaaaaaagcaccatcttatctgctgcgttttcaaatcacaatttttaaaaacacagttcccaaacgatctatgttctgcgatttggtttaaaatcgcacttattgtctacgaaatcgcaattctaAACGCACCCTTAGACATTTAGtgtattgaattttaaaaattttgtaatCTCACTCATCCGAttaaattttctattaaatcctaaaAGAGATgtgagaaatttaaaaaatacccctatattttggaaaaaattaaaaacgcTAGACCCATTGCCAAGTCCAGACCGTGTCTCTATGTGCTGCaggtttgaaaataaataatgctcAATGTGGTGCTCCCTTGCTTTGGAAAGATCTTTCCAAATCTGGTTCGGTGCTTGGTTTCCTGGAGAACCACGTGTAAGGAGCTTCACCTTTCCTTAAGAAAACATGCATCTTTGGTCTTCCAGTTATGGAAATAACATATGTCTCGGCCTGTTTGAATATTTCCTGGAGAATTATAGACCGAAGTTTGTGTATTGATCACTTCATATAAAAGGTAGTGAAGTTTCACGAAACTCAAAGTCTCTATGATGCGAACCTCAACCAACATGCTTTGAGACCTAACAAACAATATAGGATTTgtccaagaaagctaaaattcagatttttaataaaaaaaccctGATCCAACGTTTATAAATAAAACGCGAACTAAAGGTATAAagtaataaagtaacaaaccccgACCTAATGATAATAATCGAATCACAAACTGAAGGTATAAAATAGCAAACCACAAcctaatgattataattgaatcacgaaTCGAAGGCACAAAATTTGAATACCACAAGGAATAATCCTTGATAAATTCACAAATTCTCTAAagtaataaagtaacaaaccccTACCTAATGATAATAATCGAATCACGAACCGAAGGTATAAAATAGCAAACACCAAcctaatgattataattgaatcacgaaTCGAAGGCACAAAATTTGAACACCACAAGGAATAATCCTTGATAAATTCACAAATTCTCTAAAGAACCAATAGAAGAAGAAACCAAACCTTACATTTTCGATTTAATGATACTTCATTACAATGAGTGCAAGcaatttataacattttcagcCCTACATGCCCACTATAAGGAAAATGAAACtaacatattttgaaaataagaaaatatattaaaaaaaaaaaaaaaaatcaaaacataggagcctaaaatttagcactaataataggcaagtcaatcagctaattaattgatatatgattggcaagtcaatcagccaattaatttgtctaaaattagaaagtaattagcgccaccttcttcttctaatttcaCGCACAATCAAGCCATAATCAGCAATTAATTCATGTCATTTTCTAATGAAATTACAGCCATTAATCCATCCCCAATAAGCAAGATCAGCCTCATCAATAacttggattaaatttattatgcattcatcttcctttgggcaagcttggaatgccccattttaaaatcaccccaaatctgaaaaatcaaactcattaaaattgaaaaatattacatcacatgagaatagtgttgctaatcataagtggGGCTTCattctcaaccttagttgagggtttagtctctcatgactaaaaataacatgctaaattttattaaaaacatcaaaattaaaaaaaaaaaaaaaaaaaaaaaaaaaaaaaacttacaagaAGAAAACGTTGCAAGAGAAAGACTTTGAAATTCTGCTACCGTCCACACTTTTTACAAGAGcaaagtataatatatatctatatatatatatagtgctaaGTGTCGGTGTTGCACTGCCAATTATGGACAGAATTACATGTATATTTGTTGCTGCGTTattaaggaaaatttttgtaTCTAGTCTACCCattatggaaagaattgtgGTGAAACAATTCACTCACAGCTGCTGCCAGTTTTTGGATGCACGCTAGTTCCTTCCTTTTTGATGTTGAAAGTTATGGAAATAACATGTGTCGATGCAGCTTGTCAAGGAAAGAAGCGTGTATTCTTTATTGGTACCAGGTATGGAAAGAAATCTCTGGCTTAGAAATAGGAGACAAATCATGTATCACTCGGTGCTTCCTTCCTATAAAAAAATCGTGAATATCTGCCACATGCACAGCTCTTGTTCGATGCTGGAATGCCTTTTGTGCATGGGTTCGCATGGATTCGGTGCTCTTGGGCTCTTGCATGGCCAGGTCAAGACAAAAGATCATTCTTTCCAAATTTAAGCTGCTGACCCGTCGTTtaaaagacagaaaaataaCCGTtagttttgtgttggctacattctgttgacaaaatcaatATATGTAATCTTGCTATCATAATTGGGGATGCCATGTATTTCAGAGTGTTCATTcggaaatttttttcaagattttcaaggaagattctgtgcagattccaactcaaagaagtcggatcccatgttTTCGACCGGACGGCCCAGTCATgtatccggacgcccatctgtgtCAAGAAGCCGAATAGTTCAaagttgcatccgtttggacgtcatggcaacacgtccaaaCGCTCTTTAGAGTTCAAGAAGTTTCCAgctttcctttgcagacacggagTGGGAAGACAACTTGCACCAGTCTGGACGCcagggtaacaccgtccgaacgccgagatccttgataaggaaattgcatGCATACACTCtgcatctgtccgaacgacagggcaacaccgtccggacgcggtccTATTATGGCAATTACGTGTAGACAAAATGCAACCATCCgaactctagggcaacaccgtctgaacgcagccttaatatggaaaaaTGTGGAACGTTATGGAAAGCCAATTGCACAGAAGACCGTATCGACGTTCAATGCTTCCGTctggatgccgcctagagaaatcagagacaaaCTCAATTCAGGTcatctagcctataaatagatgtgtctaggcatgtattcttcacagaattcggtattgaattatctatagcttagagagggtatttagggagatattgaagatctgctagctctctagctattGTTGGTGTGCTGTTAttgtgttcatgtgaagtccattttagggaggaaccctaagataaaggaatccattgaagaccccttcaagtaggtgacttagttgggaggcgttcacgttgggttacgtgtcagagtgcaagatacgattgctgcatatgggtatgtgagtactactgcctttgtactagctttgtcttctgaatagtggatttcctagatttggctgccccagagtggtttttctcttaattgagttttcacttcgttaacaaaatatatgtctcatttaaatttcacatttagatattttgttacacattgttcacacacatacagttaaattataagtcaatttatttttcaataacataCTAAGCCCTCTTGTTTTCGgttcaagagaaaaagaaagaataaatacTTCTGCCAGTTTTGCGCCTCCTCTTCACTTCCACATTATATGCAATTCCAACTAAAAACCTCAATTTTCTcttaatgacctgcaaaacactaaaatactaaaacttaccaagaacattagaaaataacaaaactaaaggtttaacaaatgcaaattaaggggtccacatatgcaatatttggcactcatcaaatacccccaaacttacattttgctagtcccttagtaaaacaaaatgaaaaataaaatcaaaacataaaacataaatccGTTGTCGTGGGaaagacgattgcatttagcatatgcaacaagccttttaaacccctaggactccctagtggacgagtgaagtcttgtgagggtttgccaaCAATGagacccacaaacattttaaaacactatgttattttcaaacaatgacttttgcataaacacattgttcatacatcatgagcaagtttaacaaagtgaacatcacaatcacattattaggacatcaaaaatcattctACTCATAGctagaaaattgagacaaccCATGC is a window of Alnus glutinosa chromosome 4, dhAlnGlut1.1, whole genome shotgun sequence DNA encoding:
- the LOC133866535 gene encoding single-stranded DNA-binding protein, mitochondrial, with the protein product MANSMATFSRRLCRSLLPNAKPGTHYLSSMSLCTDHLSHLDDSEQLALNSDTDADPPLSQQSSPSQTPKERTVYDRPLENGLDVGIYKAILVGQVGQRPLQKKLRSGRTVTMFSLGTGGIRNNRRPLDDEDPREYANRCAVQWHRVSVYPERLGGIVMKHVVPGSILYLEGNLETKIFTDPVTGLVRRVREVAIRRNGRIVFLGKGGDAQQASQSEFKGVGYY